The following coding sequences lie in one Saccharopolyspora hordei genomic window:
- a CDS encoding alpha/beta fold hydrolase, with translation MFHLPKATGVTALVCAAVLALTGCGAGADGDLQSLDQLDELDQLDGELFTGTQKIDVGGKAVNVSCAGKPVDGKPGIMLLLGFGDGLEAMSELQKSLSAHNRVCSYDRLGEGASDEPDGPQDFASNGQVLTAVLDKAMGDRSVVLAGHSMGGLLAARYAPDHQDRVTGLVLLDATGPTAISDTLELIPEGDAGPASAVREQMIAMREGANPEQLRVEDGEVRSAGDIPVEVVQHGQQYLAAIPQYGAELERIWAEGQRKWLALSPRSTLVTATGSGHYIYVDEPQLAVQSIERVVTQAIDE, from the coding sequence GTGTTCCACCTTCCCAAGGCGACCGGTGTGACCGCCCTGGTCTGCGCCGCGGTCCTGGCGCTCACCGGGTGCGGCGCAGGCGCGGACGGCGACCTGCAGTCGCTGGACCAGCTGGACGAGCTCGACCAGCTGGACGGCGAGCTGTTCACCGGCACCCAGAAGATCGACGTGGGCGGCAAGGCGGTGAACGTCTCCTGCGCCGGGAAACCGGTCGACGGCAAGCCAGGGATCATGCTCCTGCTCGGGTTCGGCGACGGGCTGGAGGCGATGAGCGAGCTGCAGAAGTCGCTCAGCGCGCACAACCGGGTCTGCTCCTACGACCGGCTGGGCGAAGGCGCCAGCGACGAGCCGGACGGCCCCCAGGACTTCGCCAGCAACGGGCAGGTCCTCACCGCGGTCCTCGACAAGGCGATGGGCGACCGGTCGGTCGTGCTCGCCGGGCACTCCATGGGTGGGCTGCTCGCGGCTCGGTACGCCCCGGACCACCAGGACCGGGTCACGGGCCTCGTGCTGCTCGACGCCACCGGGCCGACGGCGATCTCCGACACGCTGGAGCTGATCCCCGAGGGCGACGCCGGCCCGGCCTCGGCCGTGCGCGAGCAGATGATCGCGATGCGTGAGGGCGCCAACCCGGAGCAGCTGCGCGTCGAGGACGGCGAGGTCCGCTCCGCCGGCGACATCCCGGTGGAGGTCGTCCAGCACGGCCAGCAGTACCTCGCGGCCATCCCGCAGTACGGGGCGGAACTGGAGCGGATCTGGGCCGAGGGCCAGCGGAAGTGGCTCGCGCTGTCTCCCCGCAGCACCCTGGTCACGGCCACCGGGAGCGGCCACTACATCTACGTCGACGAGCCGCAGCTCGCCGTCCAGAGCATCGAACGCGTCGTCACCCAAGCAATCGACGAGTGA
- a CDS encoding FadR/GntR family transcriptional regulator has product MTDRLGPRKRLPESLADTLQEEILTLSPGDRLPTETELAERFDVSRTVVRETARLLVQRGLVTVKPGRGMTVAEFDGRLIADQYSLLLRLSHGSFDQLQEVRLVLEVEMAVFAAARRTEQHVAAMREANERLEAAIDDPEEFLDADLTFHEIVAEASGNPFFSLMVRPITGFLRDAYRKGPGYSVEARNTVQEHHEIAEAISAGDPSRARFAMENHLRRIVRHSHRLLAGDTETASA; this is encoded by the coding sequence ATGACCGACCGACTCGGCCCGCGGAAGCGCCTCCCGGAGTCCCTCGCGGACACCCTCCAGGAGGAGATCCTCACGCTCTCGCCCGGCGACCGGCTCCCCACCGAGACCGAGCTCGCCGAGCGGTTCGACGTGAGCCGCACCGTGGTGCGCGAGACCGCCCGACTGCTGGTCCAGCGCGGTCTGGTCACCGTCAAGCCCGGTCGCGGGATGACGGTCGCGGAGTTCGACGGTCGGCTGATCGCCGACCAGTACTCGCTGCTGCTGCGCCTCAGCCACGGTTCCTTCGACCAGCTCCAGGAAGTCCGGCTGGTGCTCGAGGTGGAGATGGCGGTGTTCGCGGCGGCGCGGCGGACCGAGCAGCACGTGGCCGCGATGCGCGAGGCCAACGAGCGCCTGGAAGCCGCCATCGACGACCCCGAGGAGTTCCTCGACGCCGACCTGACCTTCCACGAGATCGTCGCCGAGGCCAGCGGGAACCCCTTCTTCTCCCTCATGGTCCGGCCGATCACCGGGTTCCTGCGGGACGCCTACCGCAAGGGCCCCGGCTACTCCGTCGAAGCGCGCAACACCGTGCAGGAGCACCACGAGATCGCCGAGGCGATCAGCGCCGGCGACCCCTCGCGCGCCCGCTTCGCCATGGAGAACCACCTCCGGCGCATCGTGCGGCACAGCCACCGGCTGCTCGCCGGCGACACCGAGACCGCCTCGGCCTGA
- a CDS encoding aldehyde dehydrogenase family protein — MSQNPVITCRNFHSGTWHDASDGPIERHNPATTELAALAPRSTAADVDAAVASAVEAFRTWRRTLPAERARCLHDLAAACTPRIDDMAAAITREQGKPLDEARGEVRKFITALHYYAEEAQRVFGQTIPNDVAGFTSIVEKEPVGPVAGIVPWNYPIELIGWKLAGATAAGCTIVIKPSEYTPGCAQVLSECVADVFPPGVVNFVHGDGSTGKALVEHPAIAKVAFTGSMRTGQEIFRSVTGITGLSLELGGSCPMVVTGRSDVAAAVKGAARRSFRNAGQICIAINRIYVHDSVYDEFVTGLADAADALKVADGIAVPSADVGSLTMDETYRRTLDHIADARERGASVVAGGGPVEELAPGLFLRPTVVADAPDEALVMHEETFGPLVGVARYSDLDEAIARANAAPGGLAAYAYTDDTRETFTLARELDFGNVAVNNVDAGIINAPYGGRRESGFGSEHGHEGLENYLQLKHIRLRHGAR, encoded by the coding sequence ATGTCCCAGAACCCAGTGATCACCTGCCGGAACTTCCACAGCGGGACCTGGCACGACGCCTCCGACGGCCCGATCGAGCGGCACAACCCGGCCACCACCGAGCTGGCCGCCCTCGCCCCCCGCTCGACGGCGGCGGACGTGGACGCCGCCGTGGCATCGGCCGTCGAGGCCTTCCGGACCTGGCGCAGGACCCTCCCCGCCGAGCGCGCGCGCTGCCTGCACGACCTCGCGGCGGCCTGCACGCCCCGCATCGACGACATGGCCGCCGCGATCACCCGCGAGCAGGGCAAGCCGCTGGACGAGGCGCGCGGCGAGGTCCGCAAGTTCATCACCGCGCTGCACTACTACGCCGAGGAAGCGCAGCGGGTCTTCGGCCAGACCATCCCGAACGACGTCGCCGGGTTCACCAGCATCGTGGAGAAGGAGCCGGTCGGACCGGTCGCCGGCATCGTGCCGTGGAACTACCCCATCGAGCTGATCGGCTGGAAGCTGGCCGGGGCGACCGCGGCCGGCTGCACCATCGTCATCAAACCCTCCGAGTACACCCCGGGATGCGCGCAGGTGCTCTCCGAGTGCGTCGCCGACGTCTTCCCGCCCGGCGTGGTCAACTTCGTCCACGGCGACGGCAGCACCGGGAAGGCGCTGGTCGAGCACCCGGCGATCGCGAAGGTCGCGTTCACCGGGTCCATGCGCACCGGGCAGGAGATCTTCCGTTCCGTCACCGGGATCACCGGCCTGTCGCTGGAGCTCGGCGGGAGCTGCCCGATGGTCGTCACCGGGCGCTCGGACGTCGCCGCGGCGGTCAAGGGCGCCGCCCGCCGCTCGTTCCGCAACGCCGGGCAGATCTGCATCGCGATCAACCGCATCTACGTGCACGACTCGGTCTACGACGAGTTCGTGACCGGCCTGGCCGACGCGGCCGACGCGCTCAAGGTCGCCGACGGCATCGCGGTCCCCTCCGCCGACGTCGGGTCGCTGACCATGGACGAGACCTACCGCCGCACGCTCGACCACATCGCCGACGCCCGCGAGCGCGGTGCGTCGGTGGTCGCCGGCGGTGGTCCCGTGGAGGAGCTGGCGCCGGGGTTGTTCCTGCGCCCCACGGTCGTCGCCGACGCCCCGGACGAGGCGCTCGTGATGCACGAGGAGACGTTCGGGCCGCTCGTCGGGGTCGCCCGGTACTCCGACCTGGACGAGGCGATCGCGCGGGCCAACGCCGCACCGGGCGGCCTGGCGGCCTACGCCTACACCGACGACACCCGCGAGACGTTCACGCTCGCCCGGGAGCTGGACTTCGGCAACGTCGCGGTCAACAACGTCGACGCCGGGATCATCAACGCCCCCTACGGCGGTCGGCGGGAGAGCGGCTTCGGCTCCGAACACGGCCACGAAGGACTCGAGAACTACCTGCAACTCAAGCACATCAGGCTTCGCCACGGCGCGCGATGA
- a CDS encoding YetF domain-containing protein, with translation MDSVLRAVVIYLIVLTLFRITGKRTLSQATTFDLVLLLIISEATQQALLGDDYSLTNAALVITTLVSVDRLADWLKWRFTSVSRVTEGTPMILVEHGRPLEERLRKEHISVEDVLAAARTSQGLLRLEDIDYAVLERSGGISIIPARDRESP, from the coding sequence GTGGACAGCGTGCTGCGAGCCGTGGTCATCTACCTGATCGTGCTCACGCTCTTCCGGATCACCGGGAAGCGGACGCTCTCGCAGGCCACGACCTTCGACCTGGTGTTGTTGCTGATCATCAGCGAGGCCACCCAGCAGGCGCTGTTGGGCGACGACTACTCGCTGACCAACGCGGCGCTGGTGATCACCACGCTGGTCTCCGTGGACCGGTTGGCCGACTGGCTGAAGTGGCGCTTCACGTCGGTGTCGCGGGTGACCGAAGGGACGCCGATGATCCTCGTCGAACACGGCCGGCCGCTGGAAGAGCGCCTGCGGAAGGAGCACATCAGCGTCGAGGACGTCCTCGCCGCCGCGCGGACCAGCCAGGGGCTGCTGAGGCTGGAGGACATCGACTACGCGGTGCTGGAGCGGTCCGGCGGGATCAGCATCATCCCGGCCCGCGACCGCGAATCCCCCTGA
- a CDS encoding fumarylacetoacetate hydrolase family protein has protein sequence MNLTAHADSVPPRDADRATLLGRVFDPECHGPCVVAVRGDEVVDLTEVEPTVSGLLDRPDAVEVVRGHSGGRVWRLSDLLRATLAGDRAEPHFLAPVDLQVLKAAGVTFVRSMLERVIEERADGDLRRAEAVRSKLADLVAGRISQVGPGTPEAERVKEVLVQEGLWSQYLEVGIGPDPEIFTKAPVLSAVGTGAEIGVLARSTWNNPEPELVLAVTSRGEPVAATLGNDVNLRDFEGRSALLLTEAKDNNASCAIGPFLRLFDDGFTLDDARDLEVSLQITGNDGFQLEGVNPVAEISRDLQDLVGHACGRHHQYPDGFVLFTGTMFAPTEDRDEPGQGFTHKPGDVVRISSPALGSLVNVVTTAEDAPDWEFGIRALMDNLATRGLLGRGGSGATA, from the coding sequence GTGAACCTCACCGCCCACGCCGACTCGGTCCCGCCCCGCGACGCCGACCGCGCCACGCTGCTGGGACGGGTCTTCGACCCGGAGTGCCACGGCCCCTGCGTGGTCGCCGTGCGCGGCGACGAGGTGGTCGACCTGACCGAGGTCGAGCCGACCGTGTCCGGCCTGCTGGACCGGCCCGACGCCGTGGAGGTGGTGCGCGGCCACTCCGGCGGGCGGGTCTGGCGGTTGTCCGACCTCCTGCGGGCGACCCTCGCCGGGGACCGGGCCGAGCCGCACTTCCTCGCTCCCGTCGACCTCCAGGTGCTGAAGGCCGCCGGCGTGACGTTCGTGCGCAGCATGCTCGAACGCGTCATCGAGGAGCGCGCCGACGGCGACCTCCGCAGGGCCGAGGCGGTGCGCAGCAAGCTCGCCGACCTGGTCGCGGGCCGGATCTCCCAGGTGGGGCCCGGCACCCCCGAGGCCGAGCGCGTCAAGGAGGTGCTCGTCCAGGAAGGGCTGTGGTCGCAGTACCTCGAGGTCGGCATCGGGCCCGACCCGGAGATCTTCACCAAGGCACCGGTGCTGTCCGCGGTCGGCACGGGCGCCGAGATCGGCGTGCTCGCGCGCTCGACGTGGAACAACCCGGAACCCGAGCTGGTGCTCGCGGTGACGTCCCGCGGTGAGCCGGTGGCCGCGACGCTCGGCAACGACGTCAACCTCCGCGACTTCGAAGGGCGCAGCGCACTGCTGCTGACCGAGGCGAAGGACAACAACGCCTCGTGCGCGATCGGGCCGTTCCTGCGCCTGTTCGACGACGGGTTCACCCTCGACGACGCCCGCGACCTCGAAGTCTCGTTGCAGATCACCGGCAACGACGGCTTCCAGCTCGAGGGCGTCAACCCGGTCGCCGAGATCAGCCGCGACCTGCAGGACCTGGTCGGCCACGCCTGCGGCCGCCACCACCAGTACCCGGACGGGTTCGTGCTGTTCACCGGCACGATGTTCGCCCCGACCGAGGACCGCGACGAGCCCGGTCAGGGCTTCACGCACAAGCCCGGCGACGTGGTGCGCATCTCCTCCCCAGCGCTGGGTTCCCTGGTCAACGTCGTCACCACCGCCGAAGACGCCCCGGACTGGGAGTTCGGCATCCGCGCCCTCATGGACAACCTCGCCACCCGCGGCCTCCTCGGCCGCGGCGGGTCTGGAGCGACGGCCTGA
- a CDS encoding SDR family NAD(P)-dependent oxidoreductase produces the protein MNTPTDVSSDFTGRTVLITGGGSGIGLATAEAFARSGANVVITGRTQGRLDTALERLPTDRATAVRADVGLPDDVERITRGVHDRFGRLDVVISNAAGHVPGEITDVSTDDGELMRRTTIDGLFHLAKTTLPSLADTGGSFIATSSVSGLGGDWKLSTYNATKGAVTQFVRALALDWGSRGVRVNAVAPSLTKTEPVASMTSNPELVAKHEERTALGRLGEPEDVAPVFLFLASDAARYITGAVVPVDGGTTASNGQPHVWALRASSCAPRPTTLARLVPRRREEVGRPDHRVRREPPTALVQPAEGGPALRELTDGELVRGGLRGNARHRVPGRHRHRGHEARSDRVSRDDEPSGASLVGEDPRPHEREWRVERVGWVVMALVVLLGLLGFWGSGVLSTVTTTSADGRLSVSYERFVRTIGQTSIVVHADRGSARGGTLQLSVDQPCLDSYQVQSMQPEPTVTTAVGDRLVFGFPAGADSALTLRLDVRPSDTTGLQECSFGVGTSPQVRTWHWVHP, from the coding sequence ATGAACACACCCACTGATGTCAGTTCCGACTTCACCGGTAGGACGGTCCTGATCACGGGAGGGGGCAGCGGCATCGGCCTCGCCACCGCCGAGGCGTTCGCACGGTCCGGCGCGAACGTCGTCATCACCGGTCGGACGCAGGGACGGCTCGACACGGCACTCGAACGGCTCCCCACCGACCGCGCGACCGCCGTCCGCGCCGACGTCGGCCTCCCCGACGACGTCGAGCGGATCACCCGCGGCGTCCACGACCGGTTCGGCCGACTCGACGTCGTCATCAGCAACGCCGCGGGACACGTCCCAGGTGAGATCACCGACGTCAGCACCGATGACGGGGAGCTGATGCGGCGGACCACCATCGACGGCCTCTTCCACCTCGCGAAGACCACGCTGCCGTCACTGGCCGACACCGGCGGCTCCTTCATCGCGACCAGCAGCGTGTCCGGACTCGGCGGTGACTGGAAGCTCTCGACGTACAACGCCACCAAGGGAGCGGTGACCCAGTTCGTCCGCGCCCTCGCCCTGGACTGGGGGTCTCGCGGCGTGCGGGTCAACGCCGTCGCCCCGTCGTTGACCAAGACCGAGCCGGTCGCGTCGATGACCAGCAACCCGGAGCTGGTCGCGAAGCACGAAGAGCGGACCGCGCTGGGCAGGCTGGGCGAGCCGGAAGACGTCGCACCGGTGTTCCTGTTCCTGGCGAGTGACGCCGCGCGCTACATCACCGGCGCCGTCGTCCCCGTCGACGGTGGGACCACCGCCTCGAACGGACAGCCCCACGTCTGGGCGCTACGGGCGTCGAGCTGCGCCCCACGCCCGACCACGCTGGCGAGGCTGGTACCCCGGCGCCGTGAGGAGGTCGGCCGCCCAGACCACCGCGTGCGGCGGGAGCCGCCCACCGCTCTCGTCCAGCCGGCCGAGGGTGGTCCAGCACTCCGAGAGCTGACCGACGGTGAGCTGGTCCGGGGTGGGCTGCGTGGGAACGCCCGGCACCGGGTACCCGGCCGACACCGTCACCGAGGGCACGAGGCGAGGTCGGATCGCGTGAGCAGAGACGACGAACCGAGTGGTGCGTCGCTCGTGGGGGAAGACCCTCGCCCCCACGAGCGCGAGTGGCGCGTGGAACGGGTCGGCTGGGTGGTCATGGCTCTCGTGGTGCTGCTGGGCCTGCTCGGGTTCTGGGGAAGCGGGGTGCTCAGCACGGTCACGACGACCAGCGCCGACGGGCGGCTGTCGGTGTCCTACGAGCGCTTCGTGCGCACCATCGGCCAGACGTCGATCGTCGTCCACGCCGACCGCGGCAGCGCACGCGGCGGGACGCTCCAGCTCAGCGTGGACCAGCCGTGCCTCGACTCCTACCAGGTGCAGTCGATGCAGCCCGAGCCGACGGTCACGACGGCGGTCGGTGATCGGCTGGTGTTCGGGTTCCCGGCCGGCGCGGACTCCGCGTTGACGTTGCGGCTGGACGTGCGGCCCAGCGACACCACGGGCCTGCAGGAGTGCTCCTTCGGCGTGGGCACCTCCCCGCAGGTCCGCACGTGGCACTGGGTGCATCCGTGA
- a CDS encoding cytochrome P450 — MRAPPPRSAHFPEPDQLDLTRDARRHMAFGFGDHQHLGQPLARVELQTVFPRLFRRFPDLRSATGLDQLPFEENGVRHGVCELPATWCSHDGW; from the coding sequence CTGCGCGCTCCGCCGCCACGCTCTGCCCACTTCCCAGAGCCCGACCAGCTGGACCTCACCCGCGACGCCCGGCGGCACATGGCCTTCGGCTTCGGCGACCACCAGCACCTCGGCCAGCCGCTCGCCCGCGTCGAGCTCCAGACGGTGTTCCCGCGCCTCTTCCGCCGGTTCCCCGACCTCCGGTCGGCGACCGGCCTCGACCAGCTCCCGTTCGAAGAGAACGGAGTCCGCCACGGCGTGTGCGAACTGCCCGCCACCTGGTGCTCACACGATGGCTGGTGA